From Candidatus Nomurabacteria bacterium, one genomic window encodes:
- a CDS encoding NAD-dependent epimerase/dehydratase family protein, producing MEKQQLAVVTGGAGFVGSHLCERLIKEGYAVISLDNYFTGTPDNHVEGVAYRTGHTKDIAQHISETPDIVFHLGEYARTEKSFEDVELVWDLNKTGTFAVMEFCRRRDCKVVYAGSSTKFADAGDGRDQSPYAWTKATNTELVKNYADWFGVEYAITYFYNVYGPREMSGSYGTLIRIFTELYRNGQPLTVTAPGTQTRNYTHVYDIVDGLILTAKHGKGDGYGIGADQQYSVLDVANMFGGEVVMMPERKGNRMTAGVDNVQVKALGWKQNHTLTDWIKQVKAEIGQVQKAEQRVLVFSTTFFPHAGAAEHALCDLIRSMPNVQFDVVTTKFSKDTMGDECEIPNVTLHRVGYGYKLDKYLLPFLGAKVGRRLRKEHSYLFQWALFASYGALAAILGGRKHKVPLLITLADQKIANISWYTRFILKRVLGTADQVYAMDTYEAQAAISLSKRTALIKSIGSGDAFANQVRFAYANFLNQRLQKKGNNS from the coding sequence ATGGAAAAACAGCAGCTAGCGGTCGTCACGGGAGGAGCAGGATTTGTTGGTTCGCATCTGTGTGAGCGATTGATCAAGGAAGGGTACGCGGTTATTTCGCTTGATAACTATTTTACCGGCACTCCCGACAATCATGTCGAAGGGGTTGCGTATCGGACTGGTCACACGAAGGATATTGCACAACATATTTCTGAAACACCAGACATTGTCTTTCATCTTGGGGAGTATGCTCGTACAGAGAAAAGCTTTGAAGATGTGGAGCTGGTGTGGGATCTCAACAAGACCGGCACGTTTGCCGTGATGGAATTTTGTCGCCGCCGTGATTGTAAGGTGGTGTACGCTGGTTCATCAACCAAGTTTGCTGATGCGGGTGATGGGCGAGATCAGAGTCCGTACGCCTGGACCAAGGCGACCAATACCGAACTGGTGAAAAACTATGCTGACTGGTTTGGAGTCGAGTACGCGATTACGTATTTTTATAATGTCTATGGTCCACGGGAGATGTCTGGATCGTACGGTACACTCATCCGGATTTTCACTGAACTGTACCGTAATGGTCAGCCACTTACGGTGACCGCGCCTGGCACGCAGACACGAAACTACACCCATGTGTACGATATTGTCGATGGGCTCATTCTCACTGCAAAGCATGGCAAGGGTGACGGCTATGGTATCGGTGCTGATCAGCAATACTCAGTGCTTGATGTGGCGAATATGTTTGGCGGGGAAGTGGTAATGATGCCAGAGCGAAAAGGAAACCGGATGACTGCAGGAGTCGATAATGTACAGGTTAAAGCGCTCGGCTGGAAGCAAAATCACACCCTTACTGACTGGATCAAACAGGTGAAGGCCGAGATCGGTCAGGTGCAAAAAGCAGAGCAACGAGTGTTAGTCTTTTCGACCACGTTCTTCCCGCATGCCGGCGCTGCCGAGCATGCACTGTGCGACTTGATCCGCTCAATGCCGAACGTGCAGTTTGATGTGGTGACGACAAAGTTCAGTAAAGACACTATGGGGGATGAGTGCGAAATTCCAAATGTCACGCTCCATCGAGTGGGGTATGGCTATAAACTCGACAAATACCTGTTGCCATTTTTGGGTGCCAAGGTAGGACGTCGACTACGCAAGGAACATTCGTATTTGTTCCAGTGGGCGCTCTTTGCGAGCTATGGAGCTTTAGCAGCAATTCTCGGAGGAAGGAAGCATAAGGTCCCACTTTTGATCACACTGGCTGATCAAAAGATCGCGAACATTTCGTGGTACACCCGGTTTATTCTGAAACGCGTTCTCGGTACTGCTGACCAGGTCTATGCCATGGATACGTACGAAGCGCAGGCAGCTATCTCGCTCAGCAAGCGTACCGCGCTCATTAAGTCGATCGGTTCGGGTGATGCGTTTGCGAACCAAGTCCGCTTTGCGTATGCCAATTTCTTAAATCAACGTTTGCAAAAGAAAGGGAATAATTCGTAG
- a CDS encoding glycosyltransferase family 4 protein: protein MKKKILIFSLVYYPVKVGGAETAIKEITDRLSTDEYEFHLLCNRYDSTFPKREQIGNVTVHRIGLTTHKPTVADLRKLPLHLNKIFYQWTAYWQAKKLHKEEKFDAIWALMAHATGVPAGKFKKVFPDAQYVLTLQEGDPPEHIEKKMKPFGQAFTDAFVLADAVQVISTFLGNWAKQKGFAGEPVLVPNAVNTAHFTQQYSSDELREVRRELAVQDDDVLLVTTSRLVHKNALDDVIKAIALLPEQVKFVVFGTGPDEQKLQRLATELGVSDRVLLRGHIDHSVMPKYLKACNIFIRPSRSEGMGNSFVEAMAAELPVIATQEGGIADFLFDEIRNPDQGTTGWAVDVDSPEQIKTAVEDIVNRPEKVAEVVARAKDMAITQYDWDIVAADIDTKVFKPLFAKK from the coding sequence ATGAAAAAGAAGATCCTGATTTTTTCGCTGGTGTACTACCCAGTTAAGGTGGGTGGGGCTGAAACTGCGATCAAAGAGATCACGGATCGTCTTTCGACAGATGAGTATGAGTTTCATTTGTTGTGTAATCGATATGACTCAACATTTCCGAAGCGCGAGCAGATCGGTAATGTGACCGTGCATCGGATAGGACTTACGACGCACAAACCGACAGTCGCGGATTTGCGAAAGTTGCCACTACACCTCAACAAGATCTTTTATCAGTGGACTGCGTATTGGCAGGCGAAGAAGCTACACAAGGAAGAAAAGTTCGACGCTATCTGGGCGCTGATGGCGCATGCTACTGGCGTGCCAGCAGGGAAGTTTAAGAAGGTATTCCCGGATGCGCAGTATGTGCTGACTTTGCAAGAAGGAGACCCGCCGGAACACATTGAGAAAAAAATGAAACCATTTGGGCAGGCATTTACCGATGCCTTCGTACTGGCTGATGCGGTGCAAGTGATCTCGACGTTTCTTGGTAACTGGGCAAAGCAGAAGGGGTTTGCGGGGGAGCCGGTGTTGGTGCCAAATGCAGTTAACACGGCGCACTTCACGCAGCAGTACAGTAGTGATGAGTTGCGTGAAGTGCGCCGGGAGCTAGCTGTCCAAGACGACGATGTCTTGCTGGTGACTACCTCGCGTCTAGTGCATAAAAATGCTCTTGATGACGTTATCAAGGCAATTGCCCTGCTGCCCGAGCAGGTGAAGTTTGTGGTGTTTGGTACAGGGCCAGATGAGCAAAAATTACAGAGATTAGCGACTGAACTAGGAGTGTCAGACCGAGTCTTGCTTCGCGGTCACATCGATCACTCCGTGATGCCGAAATACCTCAAAGCGTGCAATATCTTCATTCGACCATCGCGTTCGGAAGGGATGGGTAATTCGTTTGTGGAGGCGATGGCGGCAGAGTTGCCGGTCATTGCGACGCAAGAGGGAGGTATCGCCGATTTCTTATTTGATGAAATACGTAATCCTGATCAGGGTACAACCGGCTGGGCGGTAGATGTAGACAGTCCAGAACAGATCAAAACTGCAGTTGAAGACATTGTAAATCGACCGGAGAAAGTGGCAGAAGTAGTAGCTCGAGCCAAGGATATGGCGATCACTCAGTACGACTGGGACATAGTGGCAGCAGATATAGATACCAAAGTATTTAAGCCACTCTTTGCGAAGAAGTAA
- a CDS encoding class I SAM-dependent methyltransferase, whose translation MSNESANEKTLKYRKKAVQSHDMNSPVFYDRYTVLDENPYASAFAYGRKKLFEKMDAIFDEHLHGTGEVLEVACGTGYYLNHLSEKGYTMTGLEPAKGMRERAQAKNPNVKVIEGIATELPFPDNSFDAVVSIELFRYLEAADIKKAYEEILRVLKPGGIMVVTLVNRYALDAFQFSYQSKLLMEKVFGKEIINYCDSVTPAGMRAYFKKNFDQDAETASAMFAPLRILYKISPGVGEWFAHRLERFDERLNKKAWHQQFAGHLILTVKKK comes from the coding sequence ATGAGTAATGAATCAGCGAACGAAAAGACATTAAAATATCGAAAGAAGGCGGTGCAGTCACATGATATGAACTCACCGGTCTTTTATGATCGATACACTGTATTAGATGAAAATCCATATGCGAGCGCCTTTGCCTATGGTCGAAAGAAATTGTTTGAGAAGATGGATGCAATTTTTGATGAGCATTTACATGGCACCGGCGAGGTGCTTGAGGTGGCGTGTGGTACCGGGTACTATCTAAATCATCTCTCTGAAAAGGGCTACACAATGACTGGTCTTGAGCCAGCCAAGGGAATGAGGGAACGAGCGCAAGCGAAGAATCCAAATGTAAAAGTAATTGAAGGGATCGCGACCGAGCTACCATTTCCGGACAATTCGTTTGATGCGGTAGTTTCGATCGAACTGTTTCGCTATCTTGAGGCAGCTGATATCAAGAAGGCATACGAAGAGATTCTCCGTGTACTGAAGCCAGGGGGGATCATGGTGGTGACACTCGTGAATCGGTACGCACTCGATGCGTTTCAGTTTTCATATCAATCTAAACTTCTAATGGAGAAGGTGTTCGGTAAAGAGATCATTAACTACTGTGACTCAGTGACACCAGCAGGTATGCGAGCGTACTTCAAGAAAAACTTTGACCAAGACGCAGAGACGGCATCAGCCATGTTCGCGCCACTACGTATCCTCTACAAGATCTCACCAGGGGTAGGGGAATGGTTTGCGCATCGACTCGAGCGCTTTGATGAGCGACTCAATAAGAAAGCATGGCACCAGCAATTTGCTGGTCACCTGATTCTGACAGTGAAGAAAAAGTAA